From one Triticum urartu cultivar G1812 chromosome 3, Tu2.1, whole genome shotgun sequence genomic stretch:
- the LOC125543910 gene encoding protein LATERAL ORGAN BOUNDARIES-like → MRRSTTRRARPCRSLGSCSRRHPPWLFPKLISCAGPGMSATPWHPPETAESSSGLSSSSSYPPAAAAQHPACSACKHQRRKCTPGCPLAPYFPADKPGSFRNSHRLFGIKNILRFLTRAGPEKRDDCMKSILYEADARASDPVLGAYGLLQSHQRELALATAELVALKEQLELHGHAAQHRSAPDALGFLSPVQPWMPQPPSMYPIQEGQQQPIYGSYVLAGAAKIDEDATIGVKLDEDDVMPMQHDDHADGCTTHYGRLEPSSSSSYRSSDTSPRGLLNRRALGLKYNPG, encoded by the coding sequence ATGCGCAGATCCACCACGCGGCGCGCACGTCCGTGTAGGTCTCTTGGTTCTTGCTCCCGCCGGCATCCACCCTGGCTATTCCCAAAACTGATCTCATGTGCTGGCCCTGGCATGTCCGCGACCCCGTGGCACCCGCCGGAAACGGCGGAGTCCTCCTCGGGCTTGTCGTCCTCCTCGTCCTATCCCCCGGCGGCAGCAGCTCAGCATCCGGCGTGCTCCGCCTGCAAGCACCAGCGCCGAAAGTGCACGCCGGGGTGCCCGCTTGCGCCCTATTTCCCCGCGGACAAGCCCGGGAGCTTCCGCAACTCCCACCGCCTCTTCGGCATCAAAAACATACTCCGGTTCCTGACGAGAGCCGGCCCGGAGAAGCGGGACGATTGCATGAAATCCATACTGTACGAGGCCGACGCCCGTGCTTCCGATCCGGTGCTCGGCGCGTACGGCCTCTTACAGAGTCACCAGCGAGAGCTTGCCTTGGCGACGGCCGAACTCGTGGCCTTAAAGGAGCAGCTGGAGTTGCACGGGCACGCCGCGCAGCACCGCTCGGCGCCGGACGCTCTGGGCTTCCTCTCGCCGGTCCAGCCGTGGATGCCGCAGCCGCCGTCGATGTATCCGATACAGGAGGGGCAGCAGCAGCCGATCTACGGTAGCTACGTACTAGCTGGTGCTGCGAAGATCGACGAGGACGCGACAATCGGCGTGAAGCTTGACGAGGACGATGTGATGCCAATGCAACATGATGATCATGCCGATGGCTGTACAACACATTACGGTAGATTAGAGCCGTCATCGTCGTCGAGCTACCGGTCTTCGGATACTTCGCCTCGCGGACTTCTGAACCGTCGCGCTTTAGGTTTAAAGTACAATCCTGGTTAA